In one window of Leifsonia sp. NPDC080035 DNA:
- a CDS encoding DUF6264 family protein, producing MAEDDKSRDGQGDERPRPQFGELAPPGWSWHPPQDADRLDTARHSPAASEPEPVAPPPPYDRPVPPQLRAAGPRWNLTFTILLLVGGFFGMTYSIGTLQALPAAMELLHSTQHLVPFTADPSVGSLITGGSIAMAAIWAVSLGVTIWLLVQKRLSFYVPLIAGVVALITLFVIVGIVLATDPVLLDFYSGVGPATPVPTAPSTPPATTT from the coding sequence GTGGCGGAGGACGACAAGAGCCGGGACGGGCAGGGGGACGAACGCCCGCGCCCGCAGTTCGGCGAGCTCGCGCCTCCCGGCTGGAGCTGGCATCCGCCGCAGGACGCCGACCGACTGGACACCGCGCGGCACAGCCCCGCCGCGTCCGAGCCGGAACCGGTCGCCCCTCCTCCCCCGTACGACCGCCCGGTCCCGCCGCAGCTGCGTGCGGCGGGACCGCGGTGGAACCTGACGTTCACCATCCTGCTGCTTGTCGGCGGCTTCTTCGGGATGACGTACTCGATCGGGACCCTGCAGGCGCTACCCGCCGCGATGGAGCTGCTGCACAGCACGCAGCACCTCGTCCCGTTCACCGCCGACCCGTCCGTCGGGTCGCTGATCACCGGCGGGTCGATCGCGATGGCGGCGATCTGGGCCGTCTCGCTCGGCGTGACGATCTGGCTGCTCGTGCAGAAGCGGCTCTCGTTCTACGTCCCGCTGATCGCCGGCGTGGTCGCACTGATCACCCTGTTCGTGATCGTGGGGATCGTGCTCGCCACCGACCCGGTGCTGCTCGACTTCTACAGCGGCGTCGGCCCGGCGACCCCGGTGCCGACCGCCCCCAGCACGCCACCGGCCACCACGACCTGA
- a CDS encoding SDR family oxidoreductase, producing the protein MTIVVTGATGHLGRLTVDALLERGVPAAEIRAAGRSAERLAPFAARGVQTAVIDFEKPETLDAAFADASALLLVSGSEVGKRVEQHRNAIEAAARAGVGRLVYTSAPRATDTDLVLAPEHAETERILAASGLPVTILRNNWYTENYAGQVDTAAASGELVGSAGEGRVASASRKDYAEAAAEVLVGDGHEGAVYELSGDVAWTFDDLAAAIGDLLGREVSYRSVSPEEHARILTAAGLDEGTAGFVVALDGNIREGALAEATPTLSELIGRPTTPLAQGLAEARERDAAA; encoded by the coding sequence ATGACCATCGTCGTCACCGGAGCCACCGGCCACCTGGGCCGCCTCACCGTCGATGCCCTCCTCGAGCGCGGCGTCCCCGCGGCGGAGATCCGTGCCGCGGGCCGCAGCGCCGAGCGTCTCGCCCCGTTCGCGGCCCGCGGCGTCCAGACCGCCGTCATCGACTTCGAGAAGCCGGAGACGCTGGATGCGGCGTTCGCGGACGCCTCCGCCCTGCTGCTGGTGTCCGGCTCCGAGGTGGGCAAGCGCGTGGAACAGCACCGCAACGCGATCGAGGCCGCCGCCCGTGCCGGTGTCGGCCGGCTCGTCTACACGAGCGCGCCGCGTGCAACCGACACGGACCTCGTGCTGGCGCCCGAGCACGCGGAGACCGAGCGCATCCTCGCCGCCTCCGGCCTACCCGTCACCATCCTGCGTAACAACTGGTACACCGAGAACTACGCCGGCCAGGTGGATACGGCCGCGGCGAGCGGTGAGCTGGTCGGCAGCGCGGGCGAGGGCAGAGTCGCCAGCGCGTCGCGCAAGGACTACGCGGAGGCCGCGGCGGAGGTGCTCGTCGGCGACGGGCACGAGGGAGCCGTCTACGAGCTCTCCGGTGACGTGGCCTGGACGTTCGACGACCTGGCCGCCGCGATCGGCGACCTCCTCGGCCGCGAGGTCTCGTACCGGTCGGTGAGCCCCGAGGAGCACGCGCGCATCCTCACCGCCGCCGGACTCGACGAGGGCACCGCGGGCTTCGTGGTGGCGCTCGACGGCAACATCCGCGAAGGTGCGCTCGCCGAGGCGACGCCGACGCTCTCCGAGCTGATCGGCCGCCCGACGACTCCGCTGGCGCAGGGGCTCGCCGAGGCGCGGGAGCGGGACGCCGCGGCCTGA
- a CDS encoding PP2C family serine/threonine-protein phosphatase, giving the protein MLSGEPPAEPAPLGFATGQASVSGDYREGNEDSLYTSAWSAFVADGVGGHAAGEVASATVAIRLASMLDATEGRVPGEERLRELIAVANADLALRVRVDPALAGMATTLVGVFSDGTRVYVAHTGDSRAYRLRAGSLEQVTQDDSLVRELLASGVIGEADVPDHPLRSVVTHVLGGDAEDAAALHVAAEEARGGDRWLLASDGLTDYVPIPLVAETLSAAANPQDAADALIALALEHRARDNISVVVADVVELPEAPEYRPAFGGSAAADPAASRAL; this is encoded by the coding sequence ATCCTCTCCGGCGAACCCCCGGCGGAGCCGGCGCCGCTCGGCTTCGCGACCGGGCAGGCGTCCGTCAGCGGCGACTACCGCGAGGGCAACGAGGACTCGCTGTACACCTCCGCCTGGTCCGCATTCGTCGCCGACGGCGTGGGCGGCCACGCGGCAGGGGAGGTCGCCTCGGCGACCGTGGCCATCCGCCTGGCCTCGATGCTCGATGCGACGGAGGGGCGCGTGCCGGGCGAGGAGCGCCTGCGCGAGCTGATCGCCGTCGCCAATGCCGACCTCGCCCTGCGGGTGCGCGTCGATCCGGCGCTCGCGGGGATGGCGACCACGCTCGTCGGCGTCTTCTCCGACGGCACGCGGGTGTACGTCGCCCACACCGGCGACTCGCGCGCCTACCGGCTGCGGGCCGGATCGCTCGAGCAGGTCACGCAGGACGACTCCCTCGTCCGCGAGCTCCTGGCCTCCGGCGTGATCGGCGAGGCGGACGTGCCCGACCATCCGTTGCGGTCGGTCGTGACCCACGTGCTCGGAGGGGACGCGGAGGACGCGGCGGCGCTGCACGTCGCCGCGGAGGAGGCGCGTGGCGGCGACCGCTGGCTGCTCGCCAGCGACGGGCTCACCGACTACGTGCCGATCCCGCTCGTCGCGGAGACGCTGAGCGCCGCCGCGAATCCGCAGGATGCCGCGGACGCACTCATCGCACTGGCGCTGGAGCACCGGGCGCGGGACAACATCTCGGTCGTGGTGGCGGACGTCGTGGAGCTGCCGGAGGCGCCGGAGTACCGGCCGGCGTTCGGGGGCTCGGCCGCCGCCGACCCCGCCGCATCCCGCGCCCTCTGA
- a CDS encoding acyltransferase, with product MTNRRSDILVAAATVPEPTGARTRSVALDVLRVTAILGVVAIHVFAAIVTNGAIRGSGTWWAATILDIGNVWVVPVFVMVSGALLLSPRQHAAGPAAFYRKRLLRLGPAFVFWQVFYLVVVRVLVQHQHLSITQTAGLVLDAKAYTHLYFLWLIVGLYVVAPVLAAFLNNGGDRRAYAFAGTVLVFTVVVVGLSGLATAYGDPHPIVLNALTQWIPYVGYFLAGWALRKLVLRPAWTVVVAVVTAGLLAELIWQFASTSAPAWLRAVSPGGYYGAAAAAASVGVFIVAQGVFARRGEPRMHASRFLTALSDAAFGVYLVHFFFLVLAVTVFPGLGVLRATSLPVAVAFWAGLVVLSFAVSLGARRIPYLRRLF from the coding sequence GTGACAAACCGCCGTTCCGACATTCTGGTGGCAGCGGCGACCGTTCCCGAGCCGACCGGCGCCCGCACCCGTTCCGTGGCCCTCGACGTGCTGCGGGTCACGGCGATCCTCGGCGTCGTCGCGATCCACGTCTTCGCGGCGATCGTCACCAACGGGGCGATCAGGGGCTCGGGGACGTGGTGGGCGGCGACCATCCTCGACATCGGCAATGTGTGGGTCGTCCCGGTGTTCGTGATGGTCAGCGGCGCTCTCCTGCTCTCCCCCCGCCAGCACGCGGCCGGCCCCGCCGCCTTCTATCGCAAGCGGCTGCTGCGACTCGGTCCGGCCTTCGTGTTCTGGCAGGTCTTCTACCTCGTCGTGGTCCGCGTCCTGGTGCAGCACCAGCACCTGAGCATCACCCAGACGGCGGGCCTGGTGCTCGACGCCAAGGCGTACACGCACCTCTATTTCCTCTGGCTGATCGTCGGCCTCTACGTCGTCGCGCCGGTGCTCGCGGCGTTCCTGAACAACGGCGGCGACCGCCGCGCGTACGCGTTCGCCGGCACGGTGCTGGTCTTCACCGTCGTCGTGGTGGGGCTGTCCGGCCTCGCGACCGCCTACGGCGACCCTCACCCCATCGTGCTGAACGCGCTCACGCAGTGGATCCCGTACGTCGGCTACTTCCTCGCCGGCTGGGCGCTGCGCAAGCTCGTGCTCCGGCCCGCGTGGACCGTGGTCGTCGCCGTCGTCACGGCCGGACTGCTCGCCGAGCTCATCTGGCAGTTCGCCAGCACCTCCGCCCCCGCCTGGCTCAGGGCCGTCTCACCGGGCGGCTACTACGGCGCCGCCGCGGCAGCCGCGTCGGTGGGCGTCTTCATCGTCGCGCAGGGCGTCTTCGCTCGGCGCGGCGAGCCAAGGATGCACGCGTCCCGCTTCCTGACGGCGCTCTCCGACGCCGCGTTCGGCGTCTACCTGGTGCACTTCTTCTTCCTGGTGCTCGCGGTCACGGTCTTCCCGGGGCTCGGTGTGCTCCGGGCCACCAGCCTCCCGGTCGCGGTCGCCTTCTGGGCCGGGCTCGTCGTGCTGTCGTTCGCCGTCAGTCTCGGCGCGCGGCGGATCCCCTACCTGCGCCGGCTCTTCTGA
- a CDS encoding 4-hydroxy-3-methylbut-2-enyl diphosphate reductase, translating into MPRIPVKREPGSRGRLQDIPVQGQKRVLLAAPRGYCAGVDRAVVAVEKALEHYGAPVYVRKQIVHNVHVVSELEQQGAIFVDEVDEVPEGAHVVFSAHGVSPAVVNAAAERGLRAIDATCPLVTKVHREAVRFSRDDFEILLIGHAGHEEVEGTAGEAPDHVTLVNGPDDVDSITVKDPDKVVWLSQTTLSVDETMETVRRLRERFPNLQDPPSDDICYATQNRQVAIKKVAEQADLVIVVGSANSSNSVRLVEVALEYGAKAAYRVDYASEIRQEWLEGVATVGVTSGASVPEVLVQEVLQDLSGAGYAEVQEVKTAEEDLMFSLPKELRKDITGKQDARAIGGRGR; encoded by the coding sequence ATGCCCCGGATTCCCGTGAAGAGGGAGCCGGGATCGCGCGGGCGGCTTCAGGATATCCCGGTCCAGGGACAGAAGCGTGTGCTGCTGGCGGCCCCCCGCGGCTACTGCGCCGGTGTCGACCGCGCCGTCGTTGCGGTCGAGAAGGCGCTGGAGCACTACGGAGCGCCGGTCTACGTGCGCAAGCAGATCGTCCACAACGTGCACGTCGTCTCCGAGCTGGAGCAGCAGGGCGCGATCTTCGTCGACGAGGTGGACGAGGTGCCGGAGGGCGCCCACGTCGTCTTCTCGGCGCACGGCGTCTCGCCCGCCGTGGTGAACGCCGCCGCCGAGCGCGGCCTGCGCGCGATCGACGCGACCTGCCCGCTGGTCACGAAGGTGCACCGCGAGGCCGTGCGGTTCTCGCGCGACGACTTCGAGATCCTGCTGATCGGTCATGCCGGCCACGAGGAGGTCGAGGGGACCGCCGGTGAGGCGCCCGACCACGTCACGCTCGTGAACGGGCCGGACGACGTCGACTCGATCACCGTGAAGGACCCGGACAAGGTGGTCTGGCTCTCCCAGACGACGCTGTCCGTCGACGAGACTATGGAGACGGTGCGCCGCCTGCGCGAGCGCTTCCCGAACCTGCAGGACCCGCCGAGCGACGACATCTGCTACGCCACCCAGAACCGCCAGGTCGCGATCAAGAAGGTCGCCGAGCAGGCCGACCTCGTGATCGTCGTCGGCTCGGCCAACTCCTCCAACTCGGTCCGCCTCGTGGAGGTGGCGCTCGAGTACGGAGCGAAGGCCGCGTACCGCGTCGACTACGCCAGCGAGATCCGCCAGGAGTGGCTGGAGGGTGTCGCGACGGTCGGTGTCACCAGCGGCGCCTCCGTGCCCGAGGTGCTCGTGCAGGAGGTGCTCCAGGACCTCTCCGGCGCCGGCTACGCCGAGGTGCAGGAGGTCAAGACGGCGGAGGAGGACCTGATGTTCTCGCTGCCCAAGGAGCTGCGCAAGGACATCACCGGCAAGCAGGACGCGCGCGCCATTGGCGGACGCGGCCGCTAG
- the xseA gene encoding exodeoxyribonuclease VII large subunit codes for MVPGPPTLDAPWPVALLSSKIRGWIDRLGTAWVEGEITQWGVSGGNVYGKLKDLHEDATISFTIWSSVKARIPADLKQGDRVIAAVKPNYWVKGGTLTMQVSDMRHVGLGDLLERLERLRAQLAAEGLFAIERKKRLPFLPHTIGLITGKDSDAEKDVLRNAQLRWPQVRFRVVHAAVQGERTVTEVTAAIRTLDADPEVEVIIVARGGGDFQNLLGFSDETLVRAAAAAVTPIVSAIGHEADRPLLDDVADLRASTPTDAAKRVVPDVAEELARVQQARARIGTRLTHAIAHEIDRIGHLRTRPVLASSSWIVDSRAQELTRYVARGVELVERCVEKETTRVAELRGQLRALSPQATLDRGYAIVQTAAGHVVTAPAEAPAGSDLRVTVSGGAFAATAGDEVASPAHPAAEERSAGSPAAK; via the coding sequence ATGGTCCCCGGTCCCCCGACCCTCGACGCCCCGTGGCCGGTCGCGCTGCTCTCCTCGAAGATCCGAGGCTGGATCGACCGCCTCGGCACCGCCTGGGTCGAGGGCGAGATCACCCAGTGGGGCGTCTCCGGCGGCAATGTCTACGGCAAGCTGAAGGACCTGCACGAGGACGCCACGATCAGCTTCACGATCTGGTCGTCGGTGAAGGCCCGCATCCCCGCCGACCTCAAGCAGGGCGACCGGGTGATCGCCGCGGTCAAGCCCAACTACTGGGTCAAGGGCGGAACGCTCACGATGCAGGTCTCCGACATGCGCCACGTGGGCCTCGGCGACCTGCTGGAGCGGCTCGAGCGGCTGCGCGCCCAGCTCGCGGCGGAGGGGCTCTTCGCGATCGAGCGCAAGAAGCGCCTGCCGTTCCTCCCGCACACGATCGGGCTGATCACCGGCAAGGACTCGGACGCCGAGAAGGATGTTCTCCGCAATGCCCAGCTGCGCTGGCCGCAGGTGCGCTTCCGCGTCGTCCACGCCGCCGTGCAGGGCGAGCGCACCGTCACCGAGGTGACGGCCGCCATCCGGACGCTCGACGCCGACCCGGAGGTCGAGGTCATCATCGTCGCGCGCGGCGGCGGCGACTTCCAGAACCTGCTGGGGTTCAGCGACGAGACACTGGTGCGCGCCGCGGCCGCCGCCGTGACCCCGATCGTCAGCGCGATCGGCCACGAGGCCGACCGGCCGCTGCTCGACGACGTCGCCGACCTGCGCGCATCCACCCCGACGGATGCGGCCAAGCGCGTCGTGCCCGACGTCGCCGAGGAGCTCGCCCGCGTGCAGCAGGCCCGCGCCAGGATCGGCACGCGCCTCACGCACGCGATCGCCCACGAGATCGACAGGATCGGCCACCTGCGCACCCGCCCGGTGCTCGCCTCCTCGTCGTGGATCGTCGACTCCCGCGCCCAGGAGCTCACCCGCTACGTCGCGCGCGGGGTCGAGCTCGTCGAGCGCTGCGTCGAGAAGGAGACCACCCGCGTCGCCGAGCTGCGCGGCCAGCTGCGGGCGCTCTCGCCGCAGGCGACACTGGACCGCGGCTACGCGATCGTGCAGACCGCGGCCGGTCACGTGGTGACCGCGCCGGCGGAGGCGCCGGCAGGCAGCGACCTCCGGGTGACGGTGTCGGGAGGCGCGTTCGCCGCCACCGCAGGCGACGAGGTCGCCTCGCCCGCGCATCCCGCGGCCGAGGAGCGCTCAGCAGGTTCCCCGGCAGCCAAATAG
- a CDS encoding exodeoxyribonuclease VII small subunit: protein MDTMPTSEINALSYEEARDELVRVVTELEQGQATLEESIALWERGEALARHCEEWLIGAKARLDAARAGAATSGAAGASDTE from the coding sequence ATGGACACCATGCCCACCTCCGAGATCAATGCGCTCAGCTACGAGGAGGCGCGCGACGAGCTCGTCCGCGTCGTCACCGAGCTGGAGCAGGGCCAGGCGACCCTCGAGGAGTCGATCGCCCTCTGGGAGCGCGGCGAAGCACTCGCCCGGCACTGCGAGGAGTGGCTGATCGGCGCCAAGGCGCGCCTCGACGCGGCGCGCGCCGGTGCCGCGACGTCCGGCGCCGCGGGAGCCTCTGACACCGAATGA
- a CDS encoding DUF4245 domain-containing protein — MSPRTKPPAVVAELGRPETPEETAARKAQNSANHRNRQTVNNLVFSLLATVALVIIIVIAVPRGNPTASTPPVDYVKIAQEAQGSEPDRLLVPELPSGWKSNSAELRTKTADKVDSWYIGLLTPKGQFIGITQGFDANDSWVAEQVDRARIAGTRDIDGVTWDVYDNRKSGSDAGNVAYALTTTAGRSSVVVFGTADDSEFKAVASALSAQLDTLKGH; from the coding sequence ATGAGCCCCCGCACCAAGCCGCCCGCGGTCGTCGCCGAGCTCGGCCGCCCGGAGACGCCGGAGGAGACCGCCGCCCGCAAGGCGCAGAACTCCGCGAACCACCGCAACCGGCAGACGGTCAACAACCTCGTCTTCTCGCTCCTCGCGACGGTCGCGCTCGTCATCATCATCGTCATCGCGGTTCCGCGCGGCAATCCCACCGCCTCCACTCCCCCTGTGGACTACGTGAAGATCGCCCAGGAGGCGCAGGGCTCGGAGCCCGACCGGCTTCTCGTGCCCGAGCTGCCCTCCGGCTGGAAGTCGAACTCCGCGGAGCTGCGCACCAAGACGGCGGACAAGGTCGACTCCTGGTACATCGGCCTGCTGACCCCGAAGGGCCAGTTCATCGGCATCACCCAGGGCTTCGACGCGAACGACAGCTGGGTCGCCGAGCAGGTGGATCGCGCGAGGATCGCCGGCACCCGTGACATCGACGGCGTGACGTGGGACGTCTACGACAACCGCAAATCCGGCTCTGACGCCGGAAACGTCGCGTACGCGCTCACCACGACCGCGGGGCGCAGCTCCGTCGTGGTCTTCGGCACCGCCGACGACTCCGAATTCAAGGCGGTCGCCTCCGCCCTGTCCGCACAGCTCGACACCCTGAAAGGTCACTGA
- a CDS encoding carbonic anhydrase: MPTTRPGRIWNAMLAGNERFVSGTPEHPHQDVQRREFVAEGQAPVAAIFGCADSRLAAEIIFDMGLGDAFVVRNAGQVASDSAIGSLEYAVAVLKVPLILVLGHDSCGAVASAIASQAADAEPLPPHIRQLIAPIVPAVHRVAGVPDGEPVDPASVDSGEVGREHLRDTVSDILARSEIISDAVAANVLALVGANYRLQEGRVVPDIVVGLAEPAADPSHGR; the protein is encoded by the coding sequence ATGCCAACGACCCGCCCCGGCCGCATCTGGAACGCCATGCTCGCAGGCAACGAGCGCTTCGTCTCCGGCACGCCCGAGCACCCGCACCAGGACGTCCAGCGCCGCGAGTTCGTCGCCGAGGGCCAGGCGCCCGTCGCCGCGATCTTCGGCTGCGCCGACTCCCGGCTGGCGGCGGAGATCATCTTCGACATGGGCCTCGGAGACGCGTTCGTCGTCCGCAACGCCGGTCAGGTCGCCTCCGACTCGGCGATCGGATCTCTCGAGTACGCCGTCGCGGTGCTCAAGGTCCCGCTCATCCTGGTGCTCGGGCACGACTCCTGCGGCGCCGTCGCCTCGGCGATCGCCTCCCAGGCCGCAGACGCCGAGCCGCTGCCGCCGCACATCCGGCAGCTGATCGCGCCGATCGTCCCGGCCGTGCACCGCGTCGCCGGTGTACCGGACGGCGAGCCGGTCGACCCCGCGTCGGTGGACTCGGGCGAGGTCGGACGCGAGCACCTGCGCGACACGGTCTCCGACATCCTCGCGCGCTCCGAGATCATCAGCGACGCCGTCGCCGCGAATGTGCTCGCCCTCGTCGGCGCGAACTACCGTCTCCAAGAAGGTCGGGTCGTCCCCGACATCGTCGTCGGTCTGGCCGAACCGGCCGCCGACCCATCGCACGGACGCTGA
- a CDS encoding class II fumarate hydratase has translation MVDTQADTEYRIEHDTMGEVRVPAAALYSAQTQRAVENFPISGSVLEPAQIAALARIKKSAALANARLGVLDAEIADAIAAAADEVVSGRHNGEFPIDVYQTGSGTSSNMNMNEVLATLASRRLGTPVHPNDHVNASQSSNDVFPTSVHIAVTGALIDDLIPALDHLSVALEEKAELWATAVKSGRTHLMDATPVTLGQEFGGYAAQIRYGIERVQAALTRVAEVPLGGTAVGTGINTPIGFPQLVIELLTQETELPITEARNHFEAQANRDALVEASGALRTIAVSLTKICNDLRWMGSGPNTGLGELHIPDLQPGSSIMPGKVNPVIPEAVLMVASRVVGNDATIAWSGASGLFELNVAIPVMGTALLESIRLLTQASRVLADKTITGLEANLDRARAFAESSPSIVTPLNRVIGYEAAAKVAKHAVAQGMTVREAVIDLGFVERGEITEEQLDTSLDVLSMTHPG, from the coding sequence GTGGTGGACACCCAGGCGGACACCGAGTACCGCATCGAGCACGACACGATGGGCGAGGTGCGGGTCCCCGCAGCCGCTCTCTACAGCGCTCAGACGCAGCGCGCCGTCGAGAACTTCCCCATCTCGGGGTCGGTGCTCGAGCCGGCCCAGATCGCCGCCCTCGCCCGCATCAAGAAGTCCGCGGCCCTCGCGAACGCGCGCCTCGGCGTGCTGGACGCCGAGATCGCCGACGCCATCGCGGCCGCCGCAGACGAGGTGGTCAGCGGCCGGCACAACGGCGAGTTCCCGATCGACGTGTACCAGACCGGTTCCGGCACCTCCTCCAACATGAACATGAACGAGGTGCTCGCCACGCTGGCGTCGCGCCGCCTCGGCACGCCGGTGCACCCGAACGACCACGTGAACGCGTCGCAGTCCTCGAACGACGTGTTCCCGACCTCGGTGCACATCGCCGTCACCGGCGCGCTCATCGACGACCTCATCCCCGCGCTCGACCACCTCTCGGTGGCGCTCGAGGAGAAGGCGGAGCTGTGGGCGACCGCCGTCAAGAGCGGGCGCACCCACCTGATGGATGCGACCCCGGTCACCCTCGGCCAGGAGTTCGGCGGCTACGCCGCGCAGATCCGCTACGGCATCGAGCGAGTGCAGGCGGCGCTCACGCGTGTCGCCGAGGTCCCGCTCGGCGGCACGGCCGTCGGCACCGGCATCAACACGCCGATCGGCTTCCCGCAGCTGGTCATCGAGCTGCTCACGCAGGAGACCGAGCTGCCGATCACGGAGGCGCGCAACCACTTCGAGGCGCAGGCCAACCGCGACGCGCTCGTCGAGGCCTCCGGTGCGCTGCGCACGATCGCCGTCAGCCTCACCAAGATCTGCAACGACCTGCGCTGGATGGGCTCCGGCCCGAACACGGGTCTCGGCGAGCTGCACATCCCGGACCTGCAGCCGGGCTCGTCCATCATGCCGGGCAAGGTCAACCCGGTCATCCCGGAGGCCGTGCTCATGGTTGCCTCGCGCGTGGTGGGCAACGACGCGACGATCGCGTGGAGCGGCGCGTCCGGCCTGTTCGAGCTGAACGTGGCCATCCCGGTCATGGGCACCGCGCTGCTGGAGTCGATCCGTCTGCTCACCCAGGCGAGCCGCGTGCTCGCCGACAAGACCATCACGGGCCTCGAGGCCAACCTCGACCGCGCCCGCGCGTTCGCGGAGTCGAGCCCGTCGATCGTGACGCCGCTGAACCGCGTCATCGGCTACGAGGCGGCCGCCAAGGTCGCCAAGCACGCCGTCGCCCAGGGCATGACGGTGCGCGAGGCGGTCATCGACCTCGGCTTCGTGGAGCGCGGCGAGATCACCGAGGAGCAGCTGGACACGTCCCTCGACGTGCTCAGCATGACCCACCCGGGCTGA
- a CDS encoding PhoH family protein, translated as MAESGTRQFESAPSGTRQTERTYVLDTSVLLSDPKAIFRFAEHAVVIPVVVVSELEGKRNDPEIGYFARQALRNLDDLRVQHERLDFPIPVGDGGSLRVELNHSNMSVLPSGMQLGDNDSRILAVAMNLANDGLAVTVVSKDLPMRVKAASIGLAAEEYRHEQVVDSGWTGLAEITLGSDQMSDLYEEEWMRTPLVDHLPVNTGLIVHSDRGSALGRIVAQGEVKLVRGDRDVFGLHGRSAEQRLAIDLLLDPEVGILSLGGRAGTGKSALALCAGLEAVLERQQHKKIMVFRPLYAVGGQELGYLPGDQGEKMNPWGQAVFDTLGALVSQNVLDEVQDRGILEVLPLTHIRGRSLHDAFVIVDEAQSLERNVLLTVLSRVGQNSRVVLTHDVAQRDNLRVGRHDGVASVIETLKGHPLFAHITLTRSERSAIAALVTEMLEANELA; from the coding sequence GTGGCTGAATCAGGAACCCGGCAGTTCGAGTCGGCACCCAGTGGCACCCGTCAAACCGAGCGCACGTACGTGCTCGACACCTCGGTGCTGCTGTCCGACCCCAAGGCGATCTTCCGGTTCGCCGAACACGCTGTCGTCATCCCTGTCGTCGTCGTGAGCGAGCTGGAGGGCAAACGGAACGACCCCGAGATCGGGTACTTCGCGCGGCAGGCGCTGCGGAACCTCGACGACCTGCGGGTGCAGCACGAGCGCCTCGACTTCCCGATCCCGGTGGGGGACGGCGGGTCGTTGCGCGTGGAACTGAACCACTCCAATATGTCCGTCCTCCCGAGCGGGATGCAGTTGGGCGACAACGACTCGCGCATCCTCGCTGTTGCGATGAACCTCGCCAACGACGGGCTCGCCGTCACGGTCGTCTCCAAGGACCTGCCGATGCGCGTCAAGGCCGCCTCGATCGGCCTCGCTGCCGAGGAGTACCGGCACGAGCAGGTGGTCGACTCCGGCTGGACCGGGCTCGCGGAGATCACGCTCGGCAGCGACCAGATGAGCGACCTCTACGAGGAGGAGTGGATGCGCACGCCGCTCGTCGACCACCTCCCGGTGAACACGGGCCTCATCGTGCACTCGGACCGCGGTTCCGCGCTTGGCCGCATCGTCGCCCAGGGCGAGGTCAAGCTGGTCCGCGGCGACCGCGACGTGTTCGGCCTGCACGGCCGCAGCGCGGAGCAGCGCCTCGCGATCGACCTGCTCCTCGACCCGGAGGTCGGCATCCTGTCGCTCGGTGGACGTGCCGGGACCGGCAAGTCGGCCCTCGCTCTCTGCGCGGGGCTCGAGGCCGTGCTGGAGCGCCAGCAGCACAAGAAGATCATGGTGTTCCGCCCGCTGTACGCGGTCGGTGGTCAGGAGCTCGGCTACCTGCCCGGTGACCAGGGAGAGAAGATGAACCCGTGGGGCCAGGCGGTCTTCGACACCCTGGGCGCCCTGGTCTCGCAGAACGTGCTCGACGAGGTGCAGGACAGGGGCATCCTGGAGGTGCTCCCGCTCACGCACATCCGCGGCCGGTCGCTGCACGACGCGTTCGTGATCGTGGACGAGGCGCAGTCGCTCGAGCGGAACGTCCTGCTCACGGTGCTCAGCCGCGTCGGCCAGAACTCCCGGGTCGTGCTGACGCACGACGTCGCCCAGCGCGACAACCTGCGGGTCGGCCGTCACGACGGCGTCGCCTCCGTGATCGAGACGCTGAAGGGCCACCCCCTCTTCGCCCACATCACGCTGACGCGGTCGGAGCGCTCGGCGATCGCCGCCCTGGTGACGGAGATGCTCGAAGCCAACGAGCTGGCCTGA